A single region of the Limimonas halophila genome encodes:
- a CDS encoding phosphoribosylanthranilate isomerase, with translation MTVDVKICGCTTPEAVAAARDAGAMFVGFVFYPPSPRNVSPARARELMAEAGAIAPLSVAVVVDADDETLAGIVDTLAPPLLQLHGEEPPERVADVRARFGLPVMKAVSIGGEADLARADGYAEVADRLLFDAKPQPGGLPGGNARSFDWKLLGGRSWAKPWLLSGGLNADTVGEAIATAHAPGVDVSSGVESEPGVKDPAKIREFCAAVRDNVA, from the coding sequence ATGACGGTCGACGTGAAGATCTGCGGCTGCACGACGCCCGAGGCCGTCGCCGCCGCGCGCGATGCGGGCGCGATGTTCGTGGGCTTCGTCTTCTACCCGCCCTCGCCGCGCAACGTGAGCCCGGCGCGCGCCCGCGAACTGATGGCGGAGGCGGGCGCGATCGCGCCGCTGTCGGTGGCCGTGGTGGTGGACGCCGACGACGAAACGCTGGCCGGGATCGTGGACACGCTGGCGCCGCCGCTGCTGCAGCTCCACGGCGAGGAACCGCCCGAGCGCGTGGCCGACGTGCGCGCGCGCTTCGGCTTGCCGGTGATGAAGGCGGTTTCCATCGGCGGCGAGGCCGACCTGGCGCGCGCCGACGGCTACGCCGAGGTGGCCGACCGCCTGCTGTTCGATGCGAAGCCGCAGCCGGGCGGGCTGCCCGGCGGCAACGCGCGCAGCTTCGACTGGAAGCTGCTCGGCGGGCGCTCGTGGGCGAAGCCGTGGCTGCTCTCGGGCGGGCTGAACGCGGACACCGTGGGCGAGGCCATCGCCACCGCGCACGCGCCGGGCGTGGACGTGTCCAGCGGCGTGGAGTCCGAGCCGGGGGTGAAGGACCCGGCGAAGATCCGGGAATTCTGCGCCGCCGTTCGGGACAACGTTGCCTAA